A genome region from Bdellovibrio bacteriovorus includes the following:
- a CDS encoding NAD(P)/FAD-dependent oxidoreductase: MKFDYDVLIVGGGPAGLSAALNLARMQRKVILCDDARPRNAPSSHLNSFPTRDGIHPQEWRKLAMADIEKYRTTEFFSGSVKSIEKQSAGFRAELSSSKYVHVRKVILAEGIQDRHPDIPGLKDLWGKSVFHCPFCHGYEVRDKKLALLSDATFAAHMVPMIRGLSKDLVLLTNGAENLDPEFIRHLEKNTVPWISKKITHLESVGEQLRSVHFVDGEKINLEGIFMTPVLPFQIKSSLGTSLGCELNEMGLYKIGMKYETSVPGVYAAGDSSTMMHSVLMASAAGSMAGAAAVHEILAEDFARK; the protein is encoded by the coding sequence ATGAAGTTTGATTATGACGTTTTAATCGTGGGTGGTGGTCCTGCGGGCTTAAGTGCGGCTTTAAATTTAGCGCGCATGCAAAGAAAAGTGATTCTATGCGATGACGCCAGGCCCAGAAATGCCCCCTCGTCCCACTTAAATTCTTTCCCCACCCGAGACGGCATTCATCCGCAAGAATGGCGCAAGCTTGCCATGGCGGACATTGAAAAATACAGAACTACGGAGTTTTTTTCAGGATCAGTGAAAAGCATCGAAAAACAATCGGCGGGATTTCGGGCCGAGCTTTCCTCTAGTAAATACGTTCATGTTCGCAAAGTGATTTTGGCGGAAGGTATTCAAGATCGTCACCCCGATATTCCGGGACTTAAAGATCTGTGGGGGAAGTCCGTCTTTCACTGTCCCTTTTGTCATGGGTATGAAGTGCGCGATAAAAAATTAGCCCTTTTGTCGGATGCTACTTTTGCCGCCCACATGGTGCCCATGATTCGCGGGCTTTCTAAAGATTTGGTGTTATTAACAAACGGCGCTGAAAATCTTGATCCGGAGTTTATTCGGCATTTAGAAAAAAACACAGTGCCCTGGATTTCAAAAAAAATCACTCACCTGGAGTCTGTGGGAGAACAGTTAAGGTCCGTTCACTTTGTCGACGGAGAAAAAATAAATTTAGAAGGCATTTTTATGACGCCGGTATTGCCGTTCCAAATAAAATCTTCCTTAGGAACTTCTTTAGGATGTGAGTTGAATGAAATGGGTCTTTATAAAATCGGCATGAAGTATGAGACTTCGGTGCCCGGGGTCTATGCTGCCGGTGATAGCTCCACTATGATGCATTCAGTTTTAATGGCCAGTGCTGCGGGCAGCATGGCCGGGGCGGCTGCCGTCCATGAGATTTTGGCGGAAGACTTCGCGAGGAAATGA
- a CDS encoding cytochrome c codes for MPWKFRITAFVIAPLMILSFQNCSDFSLQDQIMYEQALLESRESLDAELIPKLTTSSELRRWYKTSNNNYVNLSTVGDQWSVVLAVPRTSTGTLYSVRTGVGDQEGSITISAGKIQAVRSNSVGTTYSETVEAALPASGDNMVIAASFGAKAGEVSLLVNGKVQQTAAVVSGTPEAFTSATKILNSSGTFGEYMIYVGDSSSSETAGKLGIAELNVMSRYIADNLSIPNVIFDPVVVGGASGGGTAEDAKLAAVKTIISNKCMTCHGGTYSPNLSNFTAASMVSLGQITAGNALSSKLYLRLQGSGGSTIGNGKDMPQGGSISASEVQAVADWINSL; via the coding sequence ATGCCATGGAAGTTCCGAATTACGGCGTTTGTTATTGCACCATTGATGATTCTTTCATTCCAAAACTGCAGTGATTTTTCTCTTCAAGATCAAATCATGTATGAGCAGGCCCTCTTAGAGTCGCGTGAATCCCTAGATGCGGAGCTGATTCCCAAGCTCACGACGTCTTCGGAGCTTCGTCGTTGGTATAAAACTTCAAACAACAACTACGTGAATCTTTCGACCGTTGGTGATCAGTGGTCTGTGGTCCTCGCAGTTCCGCGCACTTCGACGGGAACTCTCTATTCGGTGCGCACCGGAGTGGGGGATCAAGAAGGTTCGATCACTATTTCTGCGGGAAAGATCCAAGCGGTCCGTTCGAACTCTGTCGGTACTACCTACAGTGAAACGGTGGAAGCCGCTCTTCCTGCAAGCGGCGATAACATGGTGATCGCGGCAAGCTTTGGCGCGAAAGCCGGTGAAGTATCATTGCTAGTTAACGGAAAAGTTCAGCAAACGGCCGCGGTTGTTTCAGGAACTCCGGAAGCTTTCACAAGTGCTACCAAGATTTTAAATAGCTCGGGCACTTTTGGTGAGTACATGATTTACGTGGGTGATAGTTCTTCGTCTGAAACGGCCGGAAAACTGGGCATCGCCGAGCTGAATGTGATGTCCCGCTATATCGCGGACAATTTGTCGATTCCAAATGTGATCTTTGATCCTGTGGTTGTTGGCGGAGCTAGTGGTGGTGGAACAGCCGAGGATGCAAAGCTTGCCGCGGTGAAGACGATCATCAGCAATAAATGTATGACCTGCCACGGCGGGACCTATTCGCCGAATTTAAGCAACTTTACGGCCGCGAGCATGGTGAGCTTAGGACAAATCACCGCAGGGAATGCCTTGTCCTCGAAGCTGTATCTTCGATTGCAGGGCTCGGGCGGATCGACGATTGGGAATGGTAAAGACATGCCTCAAGGCGGAAGTATTTCAGCCAGCGAGGTTCAGGCCGTCGCTGACTGGATTAATAGCTTATAA
- the folE gene encoding GTP cyclohydrolase I FolE translates to MAKKKNQKAEKTTSKKTAVETLEIPVSVKKILQNVRPTPTIENGLTNEEKIEQITTKFTEIMEILGLDLEDDSLNQTPHRVAKMYVNEVFSGLDPKKFPKMTVIDNKMKYDQMIVVQKISCLSFCEHHFLPIDGFATVAYIPNEKVIGLSKINRIVQYFGRRPQVQERLTKQIADSLQYILGTEHVAVHINAKHYCVVMRGIEDTTSITGTADLRGHFKSRQETREEFLHHCRS, encoded by the coding sequence ATGGCAAAAAAGAAGAATCAAAAAGCAGAAAAAACGACTTCAAAAAAGACCGCCGTGGAGACCTTAGAGATCCCGGTTTCTGTTAAAAAAATCCTTCAAAATGTTCGACCGACTCCGACCATTGAAAATGGTCTGACCAATGAGGAAAAAATCGAACAAATCACCACCAAGTTTACTGAAATCATGGAAATCCTGGGGTTAGATCTTGAGGATGACTCTTTAAACCAAACGCCTCATCGCGTGGCTAAAATGTATGTGAACGAAGTATTCAGCGGTTTGGATCCTAAGAAATTTCCGAAAATGACCGTCATCGACAATAAAATGAAATACGATCAAATGATCGTGGTGCAAAAGATCAGCTGTCTATCGTTCTGTGAGCATCATTTCTTACCGATTGATGGTTTTGCAACGGTGGCTTACATCCCCAATGAAAAAGTGATCGGTTTATCTAAAATCAATCGTATCGTGCAGTATTTCGGCCGTCGTCCTCAAGTGCAAGAGCGTTTAACCAAACAAATCGCGGACAGCCTTCAGTACATTTTAGGAACTGAGCACGTGGCTGTTCATATCAACGCCAAGCACTATTGCGTGGTCATGCGCGGGATCGAGGACACAACCAGCATCACCGGCACTGCCGACTTGCGGGGGCATTTTAAAAGCCGTCAGGAAACTCGCGAAGAGTTCCTGCACCATTGCCGTTCTTAG
- a CDS encoding VOC family protein, translating into MSLLITSITLNTSQLQNMLVFYQIIGFQFTSTKVDKGSEMQRALHNGVEFTLYANKNVEASRVPSLQLGFKVTNLVETVEKIKAVPGAMCILDPTDMPDGFKAIVLDPDGHAIELIEI; encoded by the coding sequence ATGAGTTTGCTGATCACTTCTATCACATTAAATACTTCCCAGCTACAGAACATGCTGGTTTTTTATCAAATTATCGGCTTCCAATTTACGTCTACGAAAGTCGATAAGGGAAGTGAGATGCAGCGCGCCCTTCATAATGGTGTTGAGTTTACATTATACGCGAATAAAAACGTAGAAGCCTCGCGTGTACCTAGTTTGCAATTGGGTTTCAAGGTAACGAATCTTGTCGAGACGGTTGAAAAAATTAAGGCTGTACCGGGGGCGATGTGCATTCTTGATCCAACAGATATGCCGGACGGATTTAAGGCCATCGTGCTTGATCCCGATGGCCATGCTATTGAGCTTATCGAAATTTAA
- a CDS encoding alkaline phosphatase D family protein, which produces MKYSILLALVLLTTSCSHSANTNSLGSAHAPNSSSPVTNYVSNIPTRGIDYNDDLTKIAFGSCANQDQPQPLWKDVLSTQPDLFLFMGDNVYASSPSQQPIADQYRKLDLIPEYRAIREKVPFLATWDDHDYGQRDGGADWAGQASARKDFMNYWLYAKNTIPLEQKGIYHAKIIGPKKRTVQIIMLDTRSYRSPLKELPSVNGKPGGYEANQDGTLLGEAQWEWLEAQLKRPADLRLIVSSIQVIADEPPFEKWANFPKERQKLFDLLKKTRARNAVILSGDRHSASISKISLKGLGDLYDITASSINRPHDFPDTDSHYIGAAYNKENFGLANIDWSRKLVKFEIFGTGLVPANKIEFKFR; this is translated from the coding sequence ATGAAATATTCGATATTATTAGCACTTGTTCTTTTAACCACCTCTTGCTCGCATTCTGCGAATACAAACTCTTTAGGCTCGGCCCACGCACCCAATTCGTCATCGCCGGTGACCAACTATGTTTCCAATATTCCCACGCGGGGGATTGATTACAACGATGACCTCACCAAAATCGCTTTCGGTTCGTGCGCCAACCAAGATCAACCGCAACCACTGTGGAAAGATGTCTTAAGCACGCAACCCGATTTGTTTTTGTTTATGGGCGACAATGTCTATGCCTCTAGCCCCTCGCAACAACCTATTGCGGATCAATACCGCAAACTTGACTTGATCCCCGAATACCGCGCGATCCGCGAAAAAGTTCCGTTCTTAGCGACGTGGGATGATCACGATTATGGACAACGCGATGGCGGTGCGGATTGGGCGGGTCAAGCCTCGGCCCGCAAAGATTTTATGAATTACTGGCTCTATGCCAAGAACACGATTCCGTTAGAGCAAAAAGGCATCTATCACGCTAAAATCATCGGTCCTAAAAAGCGCACCGTGCAAATCATTATGCTCGACACGCGCTCTTACCGCAGTCCTTTAAAAGAACTTCCTTCGGTCAACGGCAAACCCGGTGGCTATGAAGCCAATCAAGACGGCACCCTCTTAGGTGAAGCCCAGTGGGAGTGGCTGGAAGCCCAACTAAAACGCCCCGCGGATTTGCGTCTGATTGTTAGCAGTATACAAGTGATTGCCGATGAGCCCCCTTTTGAAAAGTGGGCGAACTTTCCTAAGGAGCGCCAAAAACTTTTTGATTTGCTTAAGAAAACCCGCGCCCGCAATGCGGTGATTCTGAGTGGTGATCGACATAGTGCGAGCATCTCGAAAATCTCTTTAAAAGGCTTAGGCGATCTTTACGATATCACGGCCAGCTCCATCAATCGTCCGCATGATTTTCCAGATACCGATAGTCATTACATTGGTGCTGCGTATAATAAAGAAAACTTCGGCTTAGCCAATATCGATTGGAGTCGCAAACTTGTGAAATTTGAGATTTTCGGCACAGGCCTGGTGCCTGCCAATAAAATCGAATTTAAATTTCGATAA
- a CDS encoding DUF2785 domain-containing protein — protein MSLRRPLLLLLTPLMLTSSICAFAADRNPPIAKKHVLGSAVRVQITPRGMKYFDNRLSDLLGNLGVNLDEGYFPAMKYAFDKPIKVEDYANSNPEMVKIYSQVRELLTKWLVGFSLNDHKPIIEIGESGYIAEFSRFGLVTDEKLMSTLGKRDGAILAIELEVKKMTVSTTSVTAWDTQNEFLGKVGLEDVTVVAGGKEIPLKIRLPFYLRMNNQGGLDFEALDLQHNLADIPVALKYKKLITPQVTVEINGRKFQMNTAEVDTLLNDKTPMILEKVREHLGDFASKQLPEMLNEKAKEFIGGKLEQVQDMIPPGQEKNDRRPNFKWGLMLQNLNLKNSLNIDLTAYVEDSQNPNSEPLASRKSRGAPSLNLLSQDKFDIALSVDRALINRVLQLSFERKNFEQIRQSDGSVLKLMGSPAIDYVKIPTGVALKNNETFVKLRVTVENEPKSMFLKKTIIVSFDILTKVRQLKDKSGMQLVLHSIDTESLSMDDKYLSWSGSLFKGKVIKGIKDQLKEKSDKWQKKEETIPGSLPLPPEILGIKLDINRVVMDPNGHLVMYLDYAKTGAK, from the coding sequence ATGAGCCTTCGTCGTCCTCTCTTATTGCTGCTAACACCCTTGATGCTGACTTCAAGCATCTGTGCGTTTGCGGCAGATAGAAATCCGCCGATCGCCAAAAAACATGTGCTCGGATCTGCCGTGCGAGTTCAAATCACCCCACGCGGCATGAAATATTTCGACAATCGTCTGTCGGATTTATTAGGAAATCTAGGCGTTAATTTGGACGAAGGCTATTTTCCCGCGATGAAATATGCCTTTGATAAACCCATCAAAGTCGAAGACTACGCCAATTCCAATCCTGAAATGGTCAAAATCTATTCGCAAGTGCGCGAACTTTTAACCAAATGGCTGGTAGGATTTTCTTTAAATGATCATAAGCCCATCATTGAAATCGGTGAATCCGGTTACATTGCGGAATTTTCAAGATTTGGCTTAGTCACTGATGAAAAGCTCATGTCCACTTTAGGCAAACGAGATGGCGCGATTTTAGCCATCGAACTTGAAGTCAAAAAGATGACTGTTTCCACCACCTCGGTGACGGCTTGGGATACGCAAAATGAGTTTTTAGGCAAAGTCGGTCTGGAAGATGTGACGGTCGTTGCCGGCGGTAAAGAGATCCCCTTAAAAATTCGCCTGCCTTTTTATTTACGCATGAACAATCAAGGCGGACTTGATTTTGAAGCTTTGGATTTACAACACAATCTTGCTGATATTCCGGTGGCTTTAAAGTACAAAAAACTGATCACCCCGCAAGTCACGGTCGAGATCAACGGTCGCAAGTTCCAAATGAACACGGCTGAAGTGGACACCTTACTTAACGACAAAACCCCCATGATTTTAGAAAAAGTGCGCGAGCACTTAGGGGACTTTGCCAGCAAGCAATTGCCTGAAATGCTCAATGAAAAAGCCAAAGAATTTATTGGTGGCAAATTAGAACAAGTTCAAGACATGATTCCTCCGGGACAAGAAAAAAATGACCGTCGCCCGAATTTCAAATGGGGCTTGATGTTGCAAAACTTGAATCTTAAAAATTCATTAAACATTGATTTAACGGCCTATGTGGAAGATTCGCAAAATCCAAATAGCGAACCCTTAGCCTCCCGCAAATCCCGTGGCGCACCGTCGTTGAATTTGCTTTCTCAAGATAAGTTCGACATCGCCTTAAGTGTGGATCGCGCGTTGATCAATCGCGTTTTACAGTTAAGTTTTGAACGTAAGAACTTTGAACAGATTCGCCAGTCTGATGGTTCTGTATTAAAACTCATGGGCTCGCCGGCTATTGATTACGTCAAAATTCCCACAGGGGTGGCTTTAAAAAACAATGAAACGTTCGTGAAACTGCGGGTGACTGTTGAAAACGAACCTAAATCGATGTTCTTAAAAAAGACCATCATTGTGAGCTTTGATATTTTAACTAAAGTCCGTCAGCTCAAAGACAAAAGCGGTATGCAATTGGTTCTTCACTCCATTGACACCGAAAGCCTGAGCATGGATGACAAGTACCTTTCTTGGAGCGGGTCTTTGTTTAAAGGAAAAGTCATCAAGGGCATCAAAGATCAGCTAAAAGAAAAAAGTGATAAGTGGCAAAAGAAGGAAGAGACCATCCCGGGATCACTTCCACTGCCACCAGAAATTCTTGGCATTAAATTAGATATCAATCGCGTCGTCATGGATCCAAACGGACACCTTGTGATGTATTTAGATTACGCGAAAACAGGAGCAAAATAA
- the pepN gene encoding aminopeptidase N → MKQEKIFLKDYKSPDFTVDNVNLDFILNEDFCRVISQSQVRKTTPGAPLLLNGEGPKLISIKVDGKALDSSQYELTSEELMVKDVPDQFTLEIETELQPQNNTALEGLYKSNGIFCTQCEAQSFRTITYFWDRPDVMTSYSVTIEADKTKYPVLLSNGDRLKVEDLGNGRHKAYWKDPHKKPCYLFALVAGDLGVIRDTFTTRSGRKVNLEVYAAHGKQDRCHHAMESLKKSMKWDEEAFGLEYDLNDYMIVAIDDFNAGAMENKGLNIFNSRLVLADTASATDTDFFSIESVVAHEYFHNWTGNRVTLRDWFQLSLKEGLTVFRDQEFSGDMTDRGTQRIDDVDGLRAAQFAEDAGTNAHPVRPDSCMSVDNFFTSTIYEKGAEVIRMMQTIVGRKGFRKGMDEYFRRHDGQAVTTEDFAAAISEPNGKDFTQFRRWYSQAGTPTVKVQEAYDASKKEYTLTLEQSCAPTPGQPTKEPFHIPLMVALLDKQGKELPLNAKGVHTNSDGKYIIELREAREVYTFTGMNEKPVLSILREFSAPVTLQWAAAADDLYFLVEKDPDSFNRREMAQKLASDIYSDLIAKARKKEALTVEPRFLKALNALLLDTKASPAFKAKMLQLPSLHVLAQKEAVLDANAFYAARNAFRTAIAKECRQALLDTYRQYHGVETKNHDSKVGAHRRLKNMALGYLAETKDPEILKLASEQYWKAENLTDRMAAMAILAELDSPERTKALDHFYQEWKNDSVVLNKWFTVQATSLRPHTLDEVKALTKHPAFNITNPNNVYSLLRAFGSNLIRFNDPQTDAFKFYADCIIEIDAKNPQVASRLCAAFNFVQKLEPAMKDRALSEIKRIVAVETLSKNSRELLQSAL, encoded by the coding sequence ATGAAACAAGAAAAAATTTTCCTGAAAGACTATAAATCTCCAGATTTTACGGTCGACAATGTGAACCTCGACTTCATTTTAAACGAAGACTTTTGTCGAGTGATCTCTCAAAGCCAGGTTCGTAAGACAACGCCGGGCGCCCCGCTGCTTTTGAATGGTGAAGGACCCAAATTAATCTCGATCAAAGTCGATGGAAAAGCCCTAGATTCTTCACAATATGAGCTGACTTCTGAAGAACTTATGGTGAAAGACGTCCCCGACCAATTCACTTTAGAAATTGAGACAGAGCTTCAACCCCAAAACAACACAGCGCTAGAGGGCCTTTATAAATCCAACGGCATCTTTTGTACTCAGTGTGAGGCGCAAAGCTTCCGCACCATCACCTACTTCTGGGACCGTCCGGATGTCATGACTTCTTACAGCGTCACTATTGAGGCCGACAAAACCAAGTACCCCGTACTCCTTTCTAACGGCGACCGCCTCAAAGTGGAAGACTTGGGGAACGGCCGTCACAAAGCCTACTGGAAAGATCCACATAAAAAACCGTGCTATCTTTTTGCCCTGGTAGCCGGAGATCTTGGCGTGATTCGCGACACCTTCACCACTCGCAGCGGTCGCAAAGTAAACTTAGAAGTTTATGCCGCCCACGGGAAACAAGATCGCTGTCACCACGCCATGGAGTCTTTAAAAAAATCCATGAAGTGGGATGAAGAGGCTTTTGGCTTAGAGTACGATCTGAATGACTACATGATTGTGGCGATTGATGACTTCAACGCTGGTGCGATGGAAAACAAGGGTCTTAACATCTTTAACTCTCGCTTGGTTTTAGCTGACACGGCTTCGGCGACGGACACGGACTTTTTCTCGATTGAATCGGTGGTCGCTCATGAGTATTTCCATAACTGGACGGGCAACCGCGTGACGTTGCGGGATTGGTTTCAGTTATCCCTCAAAGAAGGTCTGACTGTTTTCCGTGATCAAGAATTCTCTGGCGATATGACAGATCGTGGCACCCAACGTATTGATGACGTCGATGGCTTGCGTGCCGCTCAATTTGCGGAAGACGCCGGCACGAATGCTCATCCCGTTCGCCCTGACTCTTGTATGTCGGTGGATAATTTCTTTACTTCGACGATTTACGAAAAAGGCGCTGAAGTCATTCGCATGATGCAAACCATTGTGGGCCGAAAAGGCTTCCGCAAAGGAATGGATGAATACTTCCGCCGTCATGATGGCCAAGCAGTCACAACCGAAGATTTTGCCGCGGCCATCTCAGAACCCAACGGCAAAGACTTCACCCAGTTCCGCCGCTGGTACAGCCAAGCCGGAACCCCGACCGTGAAAGTTCAAGAGGCTTATGATGCCAGCAAAAAAGAGTACACGCTGACATTAGAGCAATCTTGCGCGCCAACCCCGGGCCAGCCCACCAAAGAACCTTTCCACATTCCTTTGATGGTGGCGTTACTCGATAAACAAGGTAAAGAGCTGCCTTTAAATGCCAAGGGTGTTCATACGAACTCTGACGGCAAATACATCATCGAGCTTAGGGAAGCACGCGAAGTTTATACTTTTACTGGTATGAATGAAAAACCCGTGCTTTCTATTTTGCGCGAGTTTTCTGCGCCGGTCACTTTACAGTGGGCCGCGGCCGCAGATGACTTGTACTTCTTAGTTGAAAAAGATCCCGATTCTTTCAACCGTCGAGAGATGGCGCAAAAATTAGCGTCGGATATTTACAGCGACTTGATTGCTAAAGCTCGTAAAAAAGAAGCTTTAACGGTAGAGCCGCGCTTCTTAAAAGCCTTAAATGCACTTTTACTTGATACTAAGGCGTCACCCGCTTTTAAAGCTAAAATGTTGCAGCTTCCAAGCTTGCACGTCTTGGCTCAAAAAGAAGCTGTCCTAGATGCCAATGCCTTTTATGCGGCTCGCAATGCCTTTAGAACGGCGATCGCCAAGGAATGCCGTCAAGCCTTGCTGGATACCTATCGTCAATACCATGGCGTTGAAACGAAGAACCATGACTCTAAAGTTGGCGCGCACCGTCGTTTAAAAAATATGGCTTTAGGATATTTGGCAGAAACTAAAGATCCCGAGATTTTAAAACTCGCTTCAGAACAATACTGGAAAGCCGAAAATTTAACGGATCGTATGGCTGCGATGGCGATCTTAGCGGAGCTGGATTCACCAGAAAGAACCAAGGCTTTAGATCACTTTTATCAAGAATGGAAAAATGATTCGGTGGTGCTAAACAAGTGGTTCACCGTGCAAGCGACATCCTTACGTCCTCATACCCTGGATGAGGTCAAAGCTTTGACCAAACACCCCGCGTTTAACATCACCAATCCTAACAATGTGTATTCTTTGTTAAGAGCTTTTGGTTCAAACTTGATTCGTTTTAACGATCCCCAAACCGATGCTTTCAAATTTTACGCTGATTGCATTATTGAGATCGATGCGAAAAATCCTCAGGTGGCTTCTCGTCTTTGTGCCGCTTTTAACTTTGTGCAAAAGTTAGAGCCCGCGATGAAGGACCGTGCCTTGAGTGAAATCAAACGCATCGTGGCCGTTGAGACGTTGTCAAAAAATTCGCGCGAGCTTTTACAGTCGGCTCTTTAA
- a CDS encoding YceI family protein yields the protein MVMGLAILCVSSFSFAQSVSVDVVLNPMGDFKAKTSDVKGFATVKGDEVSASNIIVNLKSLKTGVELRDKHTQKHLQTDKFPEAVLLSATGKGGKGTGKIKIKGIEKDIAGTYKVEGKTLKAEFKLSLPDFGIQDINYMGVGVEDEVKLAVSVPVK from the coding sequence ATGGTCATGGGCCTAGCGATCTTGTGTGTCTCTTCGTTTTCTTTCGCTCAAAGCGTGAGTGTGGATGTGGTTTTAAATCCAATGGGTGATTTTAAAGCAAAGACATCTGACGTGAAAGGTTTTGCGACCGTAAAAGGTGATGAAGTCTCCGCCTCAAACATCATAGTTAATTTGAAATCCCTAAAAACAGGTGTCGAGTTGCGTGACAAACACACTCAAAAACATCTGCAAACAGACAAATTCCCGGAAGCCGTTTTGTTGTCAGCCACAGGTAAAGGCGGCAAGGGAACGGGTAAAATCAAAATCAAAGGTATTGAAAAAGACATCGCCGGTACTTACAAAGTTGAAGGTAAAACTTTGAAAGCAGAATTTAAACTTTCTTTGCCAGACTTCGGCATCCAAGACATCAACTACATGGGTGTGGGCGTTGAGGACGAAGTAAAACTAGCAGTCAGCGTTCCGGTTAAATAA
- a CDS encoding LysR family transcriptional regulator gives MDLQKLKAFIVVAEELNFRKSAEILGMSQPPLTRLIAALEEELGTSLFERTTRQVTLTASGIYLLKQAREIFQSMERIESEIKQIGKIKSGDLRIGFSTAAFLAKLPRIIDAFQERFPKIKFELAQESEKEILKGLYSGDFDVAFLEGTDQHVSLKNELVKDHKLGVLLPRKHALAKKKELDFKELKNETFILHPRDEARVIYESFTQVFEQAGFKPKVYMKNPREVCPILVATGRGISLSLAGTQNIAPDDTVFVPVKNFFLPVSVYWSPDNDKAALASFLSFTLESQATRSKSLECVTDAIVRS, from the coding sequence ATGGACTTACAAAAGCTTAAAGCCTTTATCGTCGTCGCCGAAGAACTTAATTTTCGCAAAAGTGCAGAAATCTTAGGGATGTCCCAACCTCCCCTGACCCGTCTTATTGCCGCCTTAGAAGAAGAGCTAGGCACCAGCCTTTTTGAACGCACCACCCGTCAGGTGACATTGACGGCTTCAGGAATTTATCTACTAAAGCAAGCCCGCGAGATCTTTCAATCCATGGAGCGCATCGAATCGGAAATCAAGCAGATCGGAAAAATCAAATCGGGGGACTTGCGAATCGGATTTTCCACGGCCGCTTTTTTGGCAAAGCTTCCCCGAATTATTGATGCCTTTCAGGAACGCTTTCCTAAAATTAAGTTTGAACTCGCCCAAGAGTCGGAAAAAGAAATTTTAAAAGGTCTGTATTCCGGAGACTTCGACGTCGCCTTTTTAGAGGGCACGGACCAACACGTGAGCCTTAAAAACGAACTCGTGAAAGATCATAAGTTGGGTGTTTTACTTCCTCGCAAACATGCCTTGGCAAAAAAGAAAGAACTGGATTTTAAAGAACTTAAAAATGAGACTTTCATTTTGCACCCCCGCGACGAAGCGCGAGTGATTTATGAAAGTTTCACGCAAGTTTTTGAACAAGCCGGATTTAAGCCCAAGGTTTACATGAAAAACCCCCGGGAAGTGTGCCCCATCTTAGTCGCCACCGGGCGAGGAATCTCTTTAAGTCTCGCTGGCACCCAGAATATCGCCCCCGATGACACCGTATTTGTGCCTGTTAAAAACTTCTTTTTACCCGTCTCGGTCTATTGGAGCCCAGATAACGATAAGGCCGCCTTGGCCAGTTTCCTCAGTTTTACTCTGGAATCCCAAGCCACCCGGTCTAAATCTTTAGAGTGCGTGACTGATGCTATTGTCAGAAGTTAG
- a CDS encoding outer membrane beta-barrel protein gives MKKLIISVLSVCLFSTPAFAIKILQVKNNKVLMDSEGASLNVGDKIMGRDANGKARALIEVTQVKGGRALGTVLKGKASNDLTLNTHTPSSSGSSDSGGGRATANKSSGGIMLGYSMNSMTVKPSGSTSISLTGSSFALSGMYQMTVDGGFGARILAGYETLVAKGDSSTATCGGSTSCEVDLSYLGIEALGKYAFGPASGTQFWVGAGLGFLIAMSKSSNILDTSKISTNQTIVAALGMDWRLSPTTFIPLQFDYAIYPDNATSSATQMILRAGYGFSF, from the coding sequence ATGAAAAAACTTATTATTTCCGTTTTAAGTGTGTGTCTTTTTTCAACTCCCGCTTTCGCCATTAAGATCTTGCAGGTCAAAAACAATAAAGTCCTTATGGACAGTGAAGGCGCTTCTTTGAACGTGGGCGATAAGATCATGGGGCGCGATGCCAACGGCAAAGCCCGCGCACTTATCGAAGTCACCCAAGTTAAAGGCGGCCGCGCTTTAGGGACCGTGCTTAAAGGAAAGGCCTCCAACGACCTGACACTGAACACTCACACCCCCTCTTCCAGCGGCAGCAGTGACAGCGGTGGTGGTCGTGCTACAGCCAATAAAAGCAGCGGCGGCATCATGCTTGGTTATTCGATGAATTCCATGACCGTAAAACCAAGTGGGAGCACATCTATTTCCCTCACCGGCTCTAGCTTTGCCCTTTCGGGTATGTATCAAATGACCGTGGACGGGGGTTTTGGCGCTCGCATCCTGGCTGGTTACGAAACTCTGGTGGCTAAAGGTGATTCTTCAACGGCGACTTGTGGAGGCTCTACAAGTTGCGAAGTGGACTTGAGTTATCTGGGTATTGAAGCCTTAGGTAAGTACGCTTTTGGTCCCGCTTCAGGCACTCAGTTCTGGGTGGGTGCGGGTTTAGGTTTCTTAATTGCGATGAGCAAAAGCAGTAACATCCTTGATACCAGCAAAATCTCCACCAACCAAACGATCGTGGCGGCCTTAGGAATGGACTGGCGTTTAAGTCCAACCACATTCATCCCGTTGCAATTTGATTACGCGATTTACCCAGACAACGCGACTTCTTCGGCGACACAAATGATCTTGCGCGCCGGTTACGGTTTTTCATTCTAA